One Oryza glaberrima chromosome 11, OglaRS2, whole genome shotgun sequence genomic region harbors:
- the LOC127754194 gene encoding cysteine-rich receptor-like protein kinase 44, with protein MEFTFHLIEEITNKFSDKQKIGEGGYGKVYKGVHNGKEIAVKKLNLLPGLNDTVFKNESLNLMSVQHQNIVKLIGYCYETKNKVVEYNGKLTYAEISERVICFEYLKRGNLANFISDESGGGLDWTTRYRIIKGACEGLNYLHNGQEKPIYHLDLKPENILLDENMAPKIADFGLSRLFESTKTHITKTVNGTRGYMPPEFIDQGKITKKFDVFSLGVIIIQIIAGIDGYRQCCDMSSTQEFVDYVYAKWNKRVQGISRYASREADMLAVRQCIELSLRCVEANRDKRPAINDIVHQLNELDAEIENMFMRQPKSLLGQKSSESKYLGLDPVRELRFPFEVKKDISCCLQLTNQTDYFIAFNTKANQKKYSTQPNKGTIAPWSSCYVTVTMKAQETAPPYLQCHDMFVVQSTRVNEDLEPEPEDITEELFKKTMGKVVDEEKLPIVYVALPQAES; from the exons ATGGAGTTTACATTCCATTTGATAGAAGAAATTACCAATAAATTTTCTGACAAGCAAAAAATTGGTGAGGGTGGGTATGGAAAAGTTTACAAG GGAGTACATAATGGGAAGGAGATTGCTGTGAAGAAACTTAATTTGTTGCCGGGACTCAATGATACGGTATTCAAAAATGAATCTCTTAACCTTATGTCTGTCCAGCATCAAAATATTGTGAAATTAATTGGCTACTGCTATGAAACGAAAAATAAAGTTGTTGAATACAATGGCAAACTTACTTATGCTGAAATAAGTGAGCGAGTTATCTGCTTCGAATATTTGAAGCGTGGAAACCTAGCAAATTTTATTTCTG ATGAATCTGGTGGTGGACTTGACTGGACCACGAGGTACAGAATAATTAAAGGGGCTTGCGAGGGATTAAATTATCTTCACAATGGACAAGAAAAGCCTATTTACCATCTGGACTTAAAGCCCGAAAATATATTGTTAGATGAGAACATGGCACCGAAAATTGCAGATTTTGGCTTGTCCAGACTCTTTGAATCGACAAAAACACATATAACGAAAACTGTGAATGGAACAAG AGGATACATGCCACCAGAATTCATAGACCAAGGAAAAATCACTAAGAAGTTTGACGTATTCAGTTTGGGCGTCATAATTATACAGATAATCGCTGGAATTGACGGCTACAGACAGTGTTGTGACATGTCGTCCACCCAAGAATTTGTTGATTAT GTATATGCAAAATGGAACAAAAGAGTGCAGGGAATATCGAGGTATGCATCGCGCGAAGCAGACATGCTCGCAGTGAGACAATGTATTGAATTATCGTTAAGATGTGTGGAGGCCAACCGAGACAAAAGGCCTGCGATAAATGATATAGTCCATCAACTGAACGAGTTAGATGCTGAGATTGAAAACATGTTTATGCGTCAGCCCAAGTCACTTTTGGGCCAG AAAAGCTCTGAATCCAAATATCTTGGGCTTGATCCTGTCCGCGAGCTTCGATTCCCCTTTGAGGTAAAGAAGGATATATCATGCTGTCTGCAGCTAACAAACCAGACGGATTACTTCATCGCGTTTAATACAAAGGCAAACCAAAAGAAGTATAGCACACAACCAAACAAAGGAACCATTGCACCATGGTCCAGTTGCTATGTCACTGTAACCATGAAAGCACAGGAGACGGCACCCCCGTATTTGCAGTGCCATGACATGTTCGTTGTGCAGAGCACTAGAGTGAATGAGGACCTCGAACCTGAACCTGAAGATATCACTGAAGAATTGTTCAAGAAAACAATGGGTAAGGTCGTGGATGAGGAGAAGCTGCCGATCGTTTATGTGGCGTTGCCCCAGGCAGAAAGCTAG